The window CACGAAGAAGTATGTGGCCGTTGTGTGACTAACATTAGCGGTGAAGGCGAAGAGCGTAAGTTTGCCTAATGACACAGCAATCGTCTAAGCAAGGGCTATCGCTTAAACAATCTGGAATTCGCTGGCTATTGCTAGCGGTTCTGGTGTTCATCATTGATATTGGCAGTAAATTCTTGGTTATGAATACCATGGATTACGGTTGGCCCAACCGCATTGAAATTCTGCCATTTTTTAATTTGCTTTATGTGCATAACTACGGTGCTGCATTTAGTTTTTTAAATGATGCTGGTGGTTGGCAGCGATGGTTCTTTGCTGCGATTGCATTAGGTGTGTCAGGTTTGTTGGCTTTTTGGATGCGTCGTACGCCAATCCAAAATAGATTGGCAAATAGTGCTTATGCATTGATCATTGGTGGTGCACTCGGTAATTTGTTTGACCGTTTGTATCATGGTTTTGTGGTTGATTTTCTTGATTTTTATGCGGGAACGTATCA is drawn from Photobacterium profundum SS9 and contains these coding sequences:
- the lspA gene encoding signal peptidase II, whose translation is MTQQSSKQGLSLKQSGIRWLLLAVLVFIIDIGSKFLVMNTMDYGWPNRIEILPFFNLLYVHNYGAAFSFLNDAGGWQRWFFAAIALGVSGLLAFWMRRTPIQNRLANSAYALIIGGALGNLFDRLYHGFVVDFLDFYAGTYHWPAFNIADTAICIGAALIILEGFIADKKETVS